A genomic window from Haladaptatus caseinilyticus includes:
- a CDS encoding 50S ribosomal protein L18e encodes MSKTNPRLSSLIAELKSVSRTKEADVWNDVATRLEKPRSTHAEVNLGRIERYAQEDETVIVPGKVLGSGVLQKNVTVAAVDFSSTAETKIEQADGEPIKLEQAIEQNPNGANVRVIR; translated from the coding sequence ATGAGTAAGACAAATCCGAGGCTCAGTAGTCTCATCGCCGAGCTCAAATCGGTTTCCCGCACGAAGGAAGCCGACGTGTGGAATGACGTTGCGACACGCCTCGAGAAACCACGGAGCACGCACGCGGAAGTCAACCTGGGCCGTATCGAACGGTACGCACAGGAAGATGAAACCGTCATCGTGCCCGGCAAGGTTCTCGGGAGCGGTGTCCTGCAAAAGAACGTCACTGTTGCTGCGGTCGATTTCTCTTCGACCGCGGAGACGAAGATCGAGCAGGCAGACGGCGAACCGATCAAACTCGAACAGGCAATCGAACAAAACCCCAATGGCGCTAACGTGCGAGTGATTCGATGA
- a CDS encoding DNA-directed RNA polymerase subunit D: MTEDFDVEFIDGDERKARFLVRNVTPAFANGIRRAMIADVPTLSIDTLRVIENSSVMFDEQIGLRLGLVPLTTPPGEFEEGDTVTLSLDVSGPGTAFSGDLISSDEMVQPAEDNVPIIDLKDDQRLELEADAVIGSGKEHAKHQGGVAVGYRHLQRVEVVGDRDEFGEEEPQILRGVIEDDGELVPTESFDHDLTNRFPGKKVEVQDVPNAFVFDVESDGSFTVEELVTQAVDSLADRADELEQAIQL, translated from the coding sequence ATGACCGAAGACTTCGACGTAGAGTTCATCGACGGCGACGAACGCAAGGCACGGTTCCTCGTTCGCAACGTTACCCCGGCGTTCGCCAACGGTATTCGCCGGGCCATGATCGCGGACGTGCCGACGCTGTCCATCGATACGCTTCGAGTCATCGAGAACTCCTCGGTGATGTTCGACGAGCAGATCGGACTGCGTCTCGGTTTGGTTCCGCTGACCACGCCACCCGGCGAGTTCGAGGAGGGCGACACCGTAACGCTCAGCCTCGACGTGTCGGGTCCGGGAACGGCGTTCTCCGGCGACCTCATCAGCTCCGACGAAATGGTGCAACCCGCCGAGGATAACGTTCCGATTATCGACCTGAAAGACGACCAGCGTCTCGAACTGGAGGCTGATGCCGTTATCGGGTCGGGCAAGGAACACGCCAAACATCAAGGTGGCGTCGCGGTCGGCTATCGCCACCTGCAACGCGTCGAAGTCGTCGGCGACCGGGACGAGTTCGGAGAGGAAGAACCCCAAATTCTCCGAGGCGTCATCGAAGACGATGGCGAACTCGTTCCGACGGAATCGTTCGACCACGACCTGACGAACCGGTTCCCCGGCAAGAAGGTCGAGGTCCAGGACGTCCCGAACGCGTTCGTCTTCGACGTCGAAAGCGACGGGTCGTTCACCGTCGAAGAGCTGGTCACGCAGGCCGTCGATTCGTTGGCGGACCGTGCGGACGAACTCGAACAGGCAATTCAACTATAA
- a CDS encoding 30S ribosomal protein S11, which produces MSDNDEKWGIAHVHASFNNTIITITDLTGAETIAKSSGGTVVKQNRDESSPYAAMQMAETVADEVKAAGIEGLHVRVRGPGGNLQQNPGPGAQATIRALARAGIEIGRIEDVTPIPHDGTRAPKGSGF; this is translated from the coding sequence ATGAGCGACAACGACGAAAAGTGGGGAATCGCCCACGTACACGCATCGTTCAACAACACGATCATCACCATCACGGACCTCACTGGTGCGGAGACGATTGCGAAGTCGTCCGGTGGGACGGTCGTGAAACAGAACCGTGACGAGTCCTCACCGTACGCGGCCATGCAGATGGCCGAAACGGTTGCGGACGAAGTCAAGGCTGCTGGCATCGAGGGACTCCACGTTCGTGTGCGAGGCCCCGGCGGCAACCTACAGCAGAACCCGGGTCCGGGTGCACAGGCGACGATCCGCGCACTCGCTCGTGCCGGAATCGAAATCGGTCGAATCGAAGACGTGACCCCGATTCCGCACGACGGTACCCGCGCACCGAAAGGTAGTGGATTCTAA
- a CDS encoding 30S ribosomal protein S4: MSLPGENTKFYETPNHPFQGERIGEERGLMDRYGLKNKEELWRAQSELRNFRREARRLLGDITGDESGEGEEFLSRLKRIGVLDDGDELGDVLLLEITDVLERRLQTVAYRKGLANTPQQARQFITHGHVTVDDRRVSIPSYKVEIVEEGSVAFDENSPLADELHPERAEGNE; encoded by the coding sequence ATGTCGCTCCCCGGTGAGAACACCAAATTCTACGAGACACCGAACCACCCGTTCCAGGGCGAGCGAATCGGTGAAGAACGCGGTCTGATGGACCGATACGGCCTGAAGAACAAGGAAGAACTCTGGCGTGCCCAGAGTGAACTCCGTAACTTCCGCCGTGAGGCCCGACGACTGCTCGGCGACATCACGGGCGACGAATCCGGAGAAGGCGAGGAGTTCCTCTCCCGTCTGAAACGAATCGGCGTCCTCGACGACGGTGACGAACTCGGCGACGTTCTGCTCCTCGAAATCACGGACGTACTGGAGCGACGTCTTCAGACCGTTGCCTACCGAAAAGGACTGGCGAACACGCCACAACAGGCACGACAGTTCATCACCCACGGCCACGTTACGGTGGACGATCGACGCGTGTCGATTCCATCGTACAAGGTCGAAATCGTCGAGGAAGGCAGTGTCGCCTTCGACGAGAACAGCCCGCTTGCAGACGAACTTCATCCAGAACGCGCGGAGGGTAACGAATGA
- a CDS encoding 30S ribosomal protein S13: MSTEQPQDEDDDLRYFVRIGQTDLDGTKTVERSLSDMNGIGRRTARLLAEKAGIDRTATFGRLDEDDIQSVVEAVENYADEVPEWLTNHRDGYFSGETTHETGNDLSMTRRQDINRMKMISSYKGLRHKRGQKVRGQRTKSTGRTEGTIGVNVEAIKEEAAAEGDEE; encoded by the coding sequence ATGAGTACGGAACAACCACAGGACGAAGACGACGACCTTCGGTACTTCGTCCGCATCGGGCAAACAGACCTCGATGGGACGAAGACCGTAGAGCGGTCGCTTTCCGATATGAACGGAATCGGTCGTCGCACGGCACGACTGCTCGCCGAAAAGGCGGGTATCGACCGAACTGCAACGTTCGGCCGACTCGACGAGGACGACATTCAGAGCGTCGTCGAGGCCGTGGAAAACTACGCCGACGAAGTTCCCGAGTGGCTCACGAACCACCGAGACGGATACTTCTCCGGCGAGACGACCCACGAAACCGGTAACGACCTGTCCATGACGCGACGGCAGGACATCAACCGGATGAAGATGATTAGCTCGTACAAAGGCCTTCGCCACAAACGTGGACAGAAAGTTCGCGGACAGCGAACCAAGTCCACGGGTCGTACCGAGGGTACGATCGGCGTGAACGTCGAGGCTATCAAGGAAGAAGCCGCCGCGGAGGGTGACGAAGAATAA
- a CDS encoding M99 family carboxypeptidase catalytic domain-containing protein — MRRRAFLMTTGALSVGRASVSVADSGKGVQSGSDPAYTIRSGTKQETEVFVKNDGDGPTALLVGGMHGDEKSGYRAATAITKWRVSGGTLVVLPRANQVAIRSNRREGTDGDLNRKFPTGEKPESELAREIWGVVSRHDPDVVLDLHRSIGIYGYHESSVGQVIWPTNVGRANEYARLTAEQLNDTVVPWSMPFHEFRRGGEITGSRPMLVHKVAGDLDRPGYIFETTAFLLDLGTRVRWTKRAAEELLSHHGIERRGNS, encoded by the coding sequence ATGCGACGACGGGCATTTCTCATGACAACTGGTGCACTCTCCGTCGGTCGAGCGAGCGTTTCGGTTGCCGATAGTGGGAAGGGAGTGCAGAGTGGATCCGATCCGGCGTACACGATTCGTTCCGGAACGAAGCAGGAAACGGAAGTGTTCGTCAAAAACGACGGGGACGGTCCGACAGCGCTGCTCGTCGGTGGGATGCATGGCGACGAAAAGAGTGGCTATCGCGCAGCGACGGCTATTACGAAGTGGCGAGTTTCGGGCGGGACGCTCGTTGTCTTGCCGCGAGCAAACCAGGTGGCGATTCGGTCGAACCGGCGAGAGGGGACAGACGGCGACTTGAATCGAAAATTCCCGACCGGGGAAAAACCGGAATCAGAATTGGCACGGGAAATCTGGGGCGTCGTTTCTCGCCACGATCCGGATGTAGTGCTCGATTTACACCGATCTATCGGGATTTATGGCTATCACGAATCGTCGGTCGGCCAGGTGATTTGGCCCACGAACGTGGGACGAGCGAACGAATATGCACGGCTGACAGCAGAACAGCTGAACGACACCGTGGTTCCGTGGTCGATGCCGTTTCACGAGTTTCGCCGTGGTGGTGAAATAACGGGATCGCGTCCGATGCTCGTTCACAAAGTAGCGGGCGATTTGGACCGCCCGGGATACATCTTCGAGACAACGGCGTTCCTCCTCGACCTCGGAACGAGAGTTCGGTGGACGAAGCGCGCTGCCGAAGAGTTACTTTCCCATCACGGGATCGAACGGCGGGGGAACTCATGA
- the moaA gene encoding GTP 3',8-cyclase MoaA, whose amino-acid sequence MLEDSFGREVTGVRVSLTDRCNFDCVYCHNEGLGDTRGPMDPQDDEMSADDVVRFLEVAREFDVEKVKFTGGEPMLRQDLEEIIRRTPNEMEVSLTTNGTFLPGRAAGLREAGLSRVNVSQDALDPKAFAEVTKSGAYDKVMEGVESALAAGLDPVKLNMVVFEATAGYVPKMVDHVAENSGLQLQLIEYMPELTGKPEWAIDIERVHGWLEEQADEIEIREMHGRKRYWVNGGMVEIVDPVENPSFCTNCHRVRVTHEGYLKGCLNRNDDLRPMGEMTKHEIREAFRETVANRVPYYGEYMVRDGEGEWEINDRYIDA is encoded by the coding sequence ATGCTCGAGGATTCGTTCGGGCGCGAGGTCACGGGGGTACGTGTCTCTCTTACCGACCGGTGTAATTTCGACTGCGTTTATTGTCACAACGAAGGTCTCGGGGACACGCGAGGTCCGATGGACCCACAGGACGACGAAATGAGTGCAGACGACGTCGTTCGGTTTCTAGAAGTGGCTCGCGAATTCGACGTAGAGAAAGTAAAGTTCACGGGGGGAGAGCCGATGCTCCGACAGGATTTGGAGGAGATCATTCGTCGAACCCCCAACGAAATGGAAGTATCGTTGACTACGAACGGGACCTTTCTTCCCGGCCGAGCAGCGGGACTCCGAGAGGCTGGTTTGTCGCGGGTAAACGTTTCCCAGGACGCTCTCGACCCGAAAGCGTTCGCGGAAGTAACCAAGAGCGGAGCGTACGACAAGGTAATGGAAGGTGTCGAATCAGCTCTAGCTGCCGGACTCGACCCGGTAAAGCTCAACATGGTCGTCTTCGAGGCGACAGCGGGATACGTCCCAAAAATGGTCGATCACGTCGCCGAAAACAGCGGGCTCCAGCTACAACTCATCGAATACATGCCCGAATTGACCGGAAAACCGGAGTGGGCGATCGATATCGAGCGCGTTCACGGGTGGCTCGAAGAGCAAGCTGACGAGATCGAAATCCGCGAAATGCATGGACGAAAACGGTATTGGGTCAACGGTGGGATGGTCGAAATCGTCGACCCTGTCGAAAACCCGAGCTTCTGTACTAATTGTCATCGCGTACGTGTGACGCACGAAGGATACCTCAAGGGGTGTCTGAACCGCAACGACGACCTACGGCCGATGGGCGAAATGACGAAACACGAGATTCGCGAAGCATTCCGCGAAACGGTCGCAAACAGGGTCCCCTACTACGGGGAATACATGGTCCGAGATGGAGAAGGCGAGTGGGAAATAAACGACCGCTATATCGACGCTTGA
- a CDS encoding Mrp/NBP35 family ATP-binding protein yields the protein MDEADVRDLLREIEDPDLGEDIVSLGIVNEITVEDGLARVSLALGAPYAPHETEIANRVREVLGSEGIDVELSARVDSQHSPEEQVLPGVKNIIAVASGKGGVGKSTVAVNLAAGLSKLGARVGLFDADVYGPNVPRMVAADQRPQATEDGNLVPPEKFGVKLMSMAFLVGEDDPVIWRGPMVHKVLTQLWEDVEWGQLDYMVVDLPPGTGDTQLTLLQSVPVTGAVIVTTPQQVALDDAQKGLRMFGKHDTPVLGIAENMSSFRCPDCGNEHDIFGHGGGAAFAEEQDMPFLGGVPLDPAVRTGGDEGTPIVLDEESETGDAFRVLTENVANNVGIINRRRQSQE from the coding sequence ATGGACGAAGCTGACGTTCGAGACCTTCTTCGAGAGATCGAAGACCCAGACCTCGGCGAGGACATCGTTTCGCTCGGAATCGTGAACGAAATCACGGTCGAGGACGGACTAGCACGAGTCTCCCTTGCACTCGGCGCGCCGTACGCACCCCACGAAACCGAAATCGCAAATCGCGTCCGCGAAGTGCTCGGTAGCGAAGGAATTGACGTCGAACTCTCCGCCCGTGTCGATAGCCAGCATTCACCCGAAGAACAGGTACTTCCGGGTGTAAAAAACATCATCGCTGTCGCCTCCGGAAAGGGCGGCGTCGGAAAAAGTACCGTCGCCGTCAATCTCGCTGCCGGTCTCTCCAAGCTGGGTGCCCGCGTCGGTCTATTCGATGCCGACGTGTACGGGCCGAACGTGCCACGAATGGTCGCCGCCGACCAGCGCCCTCAAGCGACCGAGGACGGGAACCTCGTTCCACCCGAGAAATTCGGCGTGAAGCTGATGAGCATGGCGTTCCTCGTCGGCGAGGACGACCCCGTTATTTGGCGCGGTCCGATGGTTCACAAAGTTCTCACCCAACTCTGGGAAGACGTGGAGTGGGGGCAACTCGATTACATGGTCGTCGACCTTCCACCCGGAACTGGTGATACACAACTCACACTCCTCCAAAGCGTTCCGGTTACCGGCGCGGTTATCGTCACGACCCCACAGCAGGTCGCCCTCGACGACGCACAGAAAGGACTTCGAATGTTCGGCAAACACGATACCCCCGTCCTTGGCATCGCCGAAAACATGAGCTCGTTCAGATGTCCGGATTGTGGCAACGAGCACGACATCTTCGGACACGGCGGTGGTGCGGCATTCGCCGAAGAACAGGACATGCCGTTCCTCGGTGGGGTCCCCCTCGACCCTGCTGTTCGAACCGGCGGTGACGAAGGAACACCCATCGTTCTCGATGAGGAAAGCGAAACCGGTGACGCGTTCCGTGTGCTGACCGAAAACGTCGCCAACAACGTCGGGATTATCAACCGCCGCAGACAAAGCCAGGAGTAA
- a CDS encoding PKD domain-containing protein has protein sequence MTRAATGILILLLLTPSFVPSLTAANEPPLVDAGLDQEVARGATVLLNANESYDPNGEIEHFEWSITTPDGQTIAPDCPTCPRTQFRPTSVGTYTVSVTVTDEDGASSHDSLFVSVSPGVEPSVSVSGSKQPRVSEQRVYSATIEAGAAPLDRIVWNIDGSRIATHPVSGGHASDTITRTFANAGSRTISATVYDSDGQSETDTFDISVQPLQNIPPRNMLADQYAPNIVGDELITGSTPLRGTYNLQSAASSGQLRSISWFGDAKQLGNGRELSMNWQPGDHSLYAVVTYSDNSRDIARFSGGSTTVTADPKPSVELSSLDNYGSVSGRATATDGYENLQSITVRLGGSVIGRTRMDGVPGEMQRRQVSTFDYSDFESGKSYTISVIGVDARGQKTVFERNITPAKEPEIIESGFVNGPVDSYHERIDPERYTAHHVLKIDLNGVDAENIDIISRNINKEHDVHMIGSYDRSIQNDTLVLDSYWTAKKPKEYSISHQIMISKFAKNIQETRKSILRVKPSPPELRVDVTNDGTGYHSPRNWGIVVDASDSFDPDGTKLKYYWELGAEPITPDNKTGKFSSVHFARLRLEDGHDLTTSKQFNYLEKYSPPIRDIKELSSGPYKPNDTVRLRVTTEWYEFTKNSYHNQFGLGITTSGVSSDVVKWKKQVSKENDDKSQPGSPRRYSGIIEIRASELAKATENSRIRVFNEQDPTTWKEAAIPNLEVYRRYGTIWTNISIENTEYLIRRPTYGWKLATSSKKRDRFLRNGYSIADKTRDGFEYTLEERIKVRDAEYETRSKTFATKLEHSAFLQTHPDWWSAGHESKKRTWTTIEKEWRDSKRGSGTFTGQTRRVQTEPPLYRTEKQYAYEYDVQKTGTRSVTKSRDVEVTKTDTMYVTKCGLYGICWEVPKTYTYTTTVTKTYTTTETYTYTVTRTETYWAYQKLGWDHRFTGNRRKVKVRGAKYQTQYLYKYQQEHTAIVREYEVKTREKVRDAEYEWQKQMTTTDRQVVESLTAADDWRIGRYGANIKWSMRKSTGTETTTVDTYLEGDTVVTTYATAGIDITKQYVSDDTIKNETIGSKTVDVSYQNLLSESEIKNRLRDRNNGTENNCTGKLHCYN, from the coding sequence ATGACTCGAGCCGCTACTGGTATACTCATACTTCTGTTACTCACGCCTTCGTTTGTTCCGTCGTTAACGGCGGCGAACGAACCACCGCTTGTTGATGCTGGACTCGACCAAGAGGTTGCGCGAGGGGCGACTGTACTCCTCAATGCAAACGAATCGTACGATCCCAATGGGGAGATCGAGCATTTCGAATGGTCGATTACGACACCGGACGGGCAGACGATCGCTCCCGACTGTCCAACGTGTCCACGGACACAGTTTCGTCCGACTTCAGTTGGGACATACACGGTTTCTGTGACCGTAACCGACGAAGATGGTGCGAGCAGCCATGACTCGCTGTTCGTGTCCGTTTCACCAGGTGTGGAACCCTCGGTTAGCGTCTCCGGTTCTAAACAACCTCGAGTCAGTGAACAACGAGTCTACTCAGCAACTATCGAAGCCGGTGCGGCACCCTTGGACCGAATCGTTTGGAATATCGATGGTTCGAGGATTGCCACGCATCCGGTGTCGGGGGGGCACGCTTCGGATACGATTACTAGAACGTTCGCGAACGCGGGTTCACGAACTATTTCTGCCACCGTGTACGATTCGGATGGACAATCGGAAACCGATACGTTCGATATTTCGGTGCAACCGTTGCAAAATATCCCTCCTCGAAACATGCTCGCTGACCAATACGCTCCAAACATTGTTGGTGACGAGCTTATTACTGGATCTACTCCACTCCGAGGAACCTACAACTTGCAGTCCGCCGCTAGTTCGGGACAACTACGCTCTATTAGCTGGTTCGGTGACGCCAAACAACTCGGAAACGGACGTGAATTATCGATGAACTGGCAGCCAGGTGACCACTCACTCTATGCTGTCGTCACGTATTCCGACAACTCTCGTGATATTGCTCGTTTTTCTGGCGGATCGACGACGGTCACTGCGGATCCAAAACCCTCAGTCGAACTGTCATCACTCGATAACTATGGCTCCGTTTCCGGGCGTGCTACCGCGACTGATGGATATGAAAATCTACAGTCGATAACTGTCAGGCTTGGTGGTTCGGTTATCGGCCGCACACGGATGGATGGTGTTCCTGGAGAAATGCAGCGCCGCCAAGTTTCGACCTTCGATTACTCCGATTTCGAATCTGGAAAGTCGTATACTATATCGGTGATCGGCGTCGATGCTCGTGGACAAAAGACGGTCTTCGAGAGAAATATTACTCCCGCCAAAGAGCCGGAAATCATCGAATCAGGGTTTGTCAACGGTCCCGTGGACTCTTACCACGAACGAATCGATCCGGAGCGGTATACAGCACATCATGTTCTGAAAATTGATTTGAATGGTGTTGATGCAGAAAATATTGATATTATTAGTAGAAATATTAATAAGGAACATGATGTCCACATGATTGGATCATACGACAGATCCATTCAAAATGATACTCTGGTTTTGGATTCATACTGGACTGCAAAAAAGCCTAAAGAATACAGCATATCACACCAGATAATGATATCTAAATTTGCAAAAAATATACAGGAAACACGAAAATCTATTTTACGAGTGAAACCAAGCCCACCAGAACTCCGAGTTGACGTAACCAATGATGGAACAGGGTACCACTCACCGAGGAACTGGGGAATCGTCGTAGACGCAAGCGATTCCTTTGACCCCGATGGAACAAAGCTCAAGTACTATTGGGAACTGGGTGCGGAGCCCATTACACCGGACAACAAGACGGGGAAATTTAGCTCCGTTCACTTTGCGAGACTCCGACTCGAGGATGGCCACGATCTCACGACCTCGAAACAATTCAACTATCTTGAAAAGTACTCACCGCCGATACGCGATATCAAGGAGCTCTCGAGCGGTCCATACAAGCCAAATGATACGGTTCGCCTCCGAGTAACGACCGAGTGGTATGAGTTTACGAAGAATTCTTATCATAATCAATTTGGCTTAGGTATCACCACCAGTGGAGTGTCCAGTGACGTTGTCAAGTGGAAAAAACAAGTCAGTAAAGAGAATGATGACAAGAGTCAGCCAGGTAGCCCGAGAAGATACTCCGGTATCATTGAGATTAGGGCGTCGGAGTTAGCGAAGGCTACGGAAAATTCGAGGATTCGAGTATTTAACGAGCAGGATCCAACAACGTGGAAAGAGGCGGCAATCCCGAATCTCGAAGTGTATCGGCGGTATGGGACTATCTGGACAAATATTTCCATTGAAAACACGGAATATTTGATTAGGCGACCGACCTATGGTTGGAAGCTCGCGACTTCATCAAAAAAACGGGATCGGTTTCTTCGCAACGGCTATTCCATCGCAGACAAGACACGTGACGGCTTCGAGTACACGCTCGAAGAGCGAATCAAGGTTCGTGATGCGGAGTACGAAACGAGGTCAAAGACGTTCGCCACGAAGCTCGAACATTCCGCTTTTCTTCAAACACATCCCGATTGGTGGTCAGCAGGGCACGAAAGTAAAAAGCGGACGTGGACGACCATCGAAAAGGAGTGGCGTGATTCGAAACGAGGTAGTGGAACGTTCACTGGACAAACTCGCCGTGTCCAGACCGAACCACCACTGTACCGGACGGAAAAGCAGTATGCATACGAGTACGATGTTCAAAAAACCGGGACAAGATCCGTCACCAAGTCAAGGGATGTCGAGGTAACGAAAACGGATACGATGTACGTCACAAAGTGTGGCTTGTATGGCATCTGTTGGGAGGTTCCGAAAACCTATACATACACGACGACGGTCACAAAAACGTACACGACGACGGAAACGTACACTTATACAGTTACTCGCACTGAGACGTACTGGGCATATCAGAAACTCGGATGGGATCACAGGTTTACTGGAAACAGACGGAAAGTGAAAGTCCGCGGTGCAAAGTACCAGACACAGTATCTGTACAAGTATCAGCAAGAACACACTGCCATCGTTCGTGAATACGAAGTGAAAACACGGGAGAAAGTGCGCGATGCCGAATACGAATGGCAAAAACAGATGACAACGACTGACCGGCAGGTGGTGGAATCCCTCACCGCTGCCGACGATTGGCGAATCGGTCGTTATGGTGCGAACATCAAGTGGAGCATGCGGAAATCAACCGGTACGGAGACGACCACCGTTGACACCTATCTCGAAGGCGATACGGTCGTCACCACGTACGCAACTGCCGGTATAGACATTACCAAACAATACGTCAGTGATGATACCATCAAAAACGAAACCATCGGCTCTAAGACAGTAGACGTGTCGTATCAGAACCTTCTGAGTGAGTCAGAAATCAAAAATAGACTCAGAGACCGCAACAACGGTACAGAAAACAATTGTACGGGAAAGTTGCACTGTTATAATTAA
- a CDS encoding 2-oxoacid:acceptor oxidoreductase subunit alpha, protein MTDDELIWRIAGGSGDGIDSTSQNFAKALMRSGLNVFTHRHYPSRIRGGHTYVEIRAADEEVKSRGDNYNFLLALGDSFARNPQEEAYYGNEEIKPLTENLDELREGGVIIYDSGLLDTDEIPDFDERVEANNWHVFDLDLRGLAKEYGREIMRNTAGIGATCAIIGLDLDVVEELMTNAMPEKILEPNLEILRESYEDVKENYDTDVGVTVPDSEHEEEPVLISGSHGIAYGAMDEGCRFIAGYPMTPWTDVFTIMTQHLPDLGGISEQVEDEIAAAALAIGASHAGAKAMSGSSGGGFALMSEPLGLAEITETPLVLVESMRAGPSTGMPTKPEQGDLEHVLYTSQGDSNRVVFAPGDARESYVQTRKAFELAYNYQIPSIILYDQKLSGGHETVPESVFDKEPNPDIGSVVTEEDIEEGERLAGRFKRYRYDGEDGVSPRSLPGQKGGNYLASGNEHNEAGHISEDPDNRVTQMDRRMSKLDAIRDELDEMDKSHQTVYGDEDADYAILNFGSTKGAVEEAVDMLNDDGHSVKAMNVSDMLPFPKGEVNSFLEDVDEALVVEMNATAQFRRHIQGETGRHGDKLYSLLKYDGNPFEPTDIVDGFEARLDGSAEPAHNTRIESATGD, encoded by the coding sequence ATGACGGATGACGAACTCATCTGGCGAATCGCAGGGGGTTCCGGGGACGGAATCGACTCGACGAGCCAGAACTTCGCAAAAGCCCTGATGCGCTCGGGGCTGAACGTATTCACGCATCGACACTATCCGTCGCGCATTCGCGGTGGCCACACGTATGTGGAAATTCGCGCGGCAGATGAGGAAGTAAAATCGCGAGGGGACAACTACAACTTCCTCCTCGCACTCGGTGACAGCTTCGCTCGAAACCCACAGGAAGAAGCCTACTACGGGAACGAAGAAATCAAGCCCCTGACGGAGAACTTGGACGAACTTCGCGAAGGCGGCGTCATCATCTACGACTCCGGATTGCTCGACACCGATGAAATTCCGGACTTCGACGAGCGAGTCGAAGCGAACAACTGGCACGTATTCGACCTGGACCTTCGCGGTCTCGCTAAAGAGTACGGCCGTGAAATCATGCGGAACACCGCCGGCATCGGCGCGACCTGTGCAATCATCGGTCTCGACCTCGACGTGGTTGAAGAGCTCATGACCAACGCGATGCCGGAGAAAATCCTCGAACCCAACCTCGAAATTCTCCGCGAATCCTACGAGGACGTCAAGGAGAACTACGACACCGACGTCGGTGTGACGGTTCCGGACAGCGAACACGAGGAAGAGCCAGTGCTCATCTCGGGCAGCCACGGTATCGCGTACGGTGCCATGGACGAAGGATGCCGGTTCATCGCCGGGTACCCAATGACCCCGTGGACCGACGTGTTCACCATCATGACACAGCACCTCCCCGACCTCGGTGGAATCTCCGAGCAAGTCGAGGACGAAATCGCCGCCGCCGCGCTCGCAATCGGCGCGAGTCACGCCGGTGCAAAGGCGATGAGTGGTTCGTCCGGCGGTGGATTTGCGCTGATGTCGGAACCGCTCGGACTGGCGGAGATCACCGAGACGCCGCTCGTACTCGTCGAATCGATGCGAGCGGGTCCTTCGACGGGGATGCCGACGAAACCGGAACAGGGTGACCTGGAGCACGTTCTGTATACGAGCCAAGGCGACTCGAACCGCGTCGTCTTCGCGCCGGGTGATGCACGCGAGTCGTACGTTCAGACGCGAAAGGCGTTCGAGCTTGCGTACAACTATCAGATCCCGTCCATCATCCTCTACGACCAGAAGCTTTCCGGCGGCCACGAAACGGTGCCTGAATCGGTCTTCGACAAGGAGCCGAACCCGGACATCGGAAGCGTCGTGACCGAAGAAGATATCGAAGAAGGGGAACGTCTCGCCGGTCGTTTCAAGCGCTATCGCTACGACGGCGAAGACGGTGTCAGCCCGCGCTCCCTTCCGGGGCAGAAGGGCGGCAACTACCTCGCGTCCGGTAACGAACACAACGAAGCCGGACACATCAGCGAGGACCCGGACAACCGTGTTACACAGATGGACCGCCGGATGTCGAAACTCGATGCCATCCGCGACGAGCTCGACGAGATGGACAAGTCCCATCAGACGGTGTACGGCGACGAGGATGCCGACTATGCCATCCTCAACTTCGGGAGCACGAAAGGTGCTGTCGAGGAAGCCGTCGATATGCTGAACGACGATGGTCACTCGGTCAAGGCGATGAACGTCAGCGACATGCTCCCGTTCCCGAAGGGCGAAGTCAACTCGTTCCTCGAAGACGTGGACGAGGCGCTAGTCGTCGAGATGAACGCTACGGCACAGTTCCGTCGGCACATTCAAGGCGAGACCGGTCGCCATGGCGACAAACTGTACAGCCTGCTGAAATACGACGGTAACCCGTTCGAGCCGACTGACATCGTGGATGGCTTCGAAGCACGACTCGACGGCAGTGCCGAGCCAGCGCACAACACGCGCATCGAATCCGCAACGGGTGATTAA